From one Dysidea avara chromosome 9, odDysAvar1.4, whole genome shotgun sequence genomic stretch:
- the LOC136266014 gene encoding uncharacterized protein translates to MGVYQLRYLYDEQDRAHEEEIDLYQWRCLHEEQDRVYEEALAADQAMEEEKKASERRRIDVLNVIETRNEEEEKKNEAMQNEQIDQMQNDFAKKFDSCHEATEHTGLPVAFKLTSGDTIRFVFSKDSSVQEVYQYVFSRETHFPFTLFISALRSEMPLKDGNEQAADYPIQDTLLIVQSMDNEDNSLDDFLSLLLEPPVDSRALVDSNEVAIILQYSPITRL, encoded by the exons ATGGGTGTGTACCAATTAAGATATTTATATGATGAACAAGACAGAGCACATGAAGAAGAAATTGATCTGTACCAGTGGAGATGTTTACATGAAGAACAAGACAGGGTATATGAAGAAGCCCTGGCGGCTGATCAGGCAATG GAGGAAGAAAAGAAGGCATCTGAAAGAAGAAGAATAGATGTATTAAATGTCATTGAAACACGCAATGAG GAGGAGGAAAAGAAAAATGAAGCTATGCAAAATGAG CAAATTGACCAAATGCAAAATGACTTTGCTAAAAAGTTTGACAGTTGTCATGAAGCCACAGAACATACTGGGCTACCTGTAGCATTCAAATTGACATCTGGTGATACAATCAGGTTTGTTTTCTCCAAAGACAGTTCTGTTCAG GAGGTTTACCAGTATGTGTTTTCAAGGGAGACACACTTCCCATTTACATTATTTATATCAGCTTTGAGAAGTGAAATGCCCTTAAAAGATGGCAATGAGCAAGCAGCAGACTACCCTATACAAGACACTTTGCTGATTGTTCAAAGTATGGACAATGAAGATAACAGTCTAGATGATTTTCTGAGTCTACTTTTGGAG CCTCCAGTTGATTCTAGAGCACTAGTTGACTCTAATGAAGTGGCCATAATACTTCAGTACAGTCCCATAACCAG ATTGTGA